The genomic region CATCTACGATCGAACCCCCGACGACGGCCTGCGCATGGTGGGAAACGCCTCCCTGGGGGCCCACATAACGATCCACCTGGGGCGCCTGGGGCTGGGGGTCTACGCCGATACCAGCAACCTCTCGCGTCTCACCGTACCCAGAAGCTTTATCCGCCTTCTGACCCAGGGGAACGAGCTGGACCGGAACTACTCCGGATCGGCCGAGCTGGTGCAGGAGTCTTTCTTTGAGCAGGGCTTCTACGGCTCCTACCGGTGGCGTCAGTACGTTATCGGGGCAAAGGTGGGAGCCTTCGCACCGGTGATGTACGCCGATTCCGGCTCCAGGGCCCGCTATTCCTTTATTGCTAAAGAAGACGGTACCGTTGAAGGAGAAATGAGTGCCTCGGGGGATATCTATACCTTCTTTGGCGAGGACGGACCCCAGGGAACGATGGGAACCAACATGAGCCTGGGGTTCTCGCGCCTGGACGATGAGGGCAACCCCTGGTTTGGCGCTGCCCTGGTGCATATCCCGCTCTCGCCGGCCCGGCCCGGCTACGGCGCATCCCTGAGCGATCTCTCCTTCTCCTTTGAGTCCGGAGGTATTCTTGCCGCAATTGAGGACGGTAAGGATCCCTTCAAAACGGTGGAAGAGGAGGGCGATCTCGATTTCGATCGCCTCGATTCGGGAGACCAGCCCGATATCCACATGCCCTTCCGCGTGTCCGGGTATTACCGGCTTTCGCTCCCCTTTGTGGACCTGACACCCGTGGCGGAGGTGGTCTTTGGCGATAACAGCCGCCTGAACGCGGGGGCCACGGTGGAAGGGAACGTCTTCCTCCTGAAGATGCTCTCGGCGAGCCTGGGCTACCGGGATTATCTCTGGGAGGCCGGGGCGGGGTTGCGCATCCCCCTGCGCGCCGCCGAGCTTGCCCTCCATCTGCGTTCTGCCGCTCCCGAGCTGGAGGGGGTTGTCGATACCCGGGGCATGGCTATGTCCATTCTCTTTGCCATGGGGTGGTAGCCTGCCGGAGCAGTACTGCTGGATCGCATCAGGTGCCGACAGGGGGGGGCGTCCTCCTTGGAGGCACCTTTTTTTATGCCCGCTATTCTAATTTTTTTCACATGAAACTTGAAAACCCTTCGGATAATTCGTAATTTTAACGTGTAATATTTCCCTTTTCTATCTCCTGGCGGTCCTCTGAAAGCAGTGTTGCCGGGCGAAAACAAGTGACGAACGAGATAAAAACAGGACAGGCAGGAATGAAATGAAGAAAAAACAAAAACCTCAGGATGGTTCCGGTGGGCCCAGGCTGCCCCGAATGAGCTGGGCCGGCTTTTCCCGATCCCTGAGGTTGCGCATGGTGGTTCTCTTTGGAGGCACGGCGGTGCTGCTTTTTGTCGCCGTGGGGGCCTTGCTGGTCTGGCGGGTGAGCACCGTCCAGCGCGGCACCGTTATGGAGATGGCGGGGCAGATCGTGGATGCCCGAAGCGCCGAGGTGCGGCGCTGGCTCGAGGGTCACGTCCAGGAAGTGCGGGGCATGAGCAGCCTGAATGTGATTCGGGGGGCCGATGTTGAGGAAATCGCCGAATACCTGGAAGGTCGCCAGGGCACGTTCCACCCGGAGCACGAGAACGTCTTTTTTGTGGATACCCGGGGCCAGGCTGTTACCAGCGACGGGGCGCGGGCGGATCTCTCGAACAGAAGTTATATCCAGGAGGTTCTGGGCGGGGCCGATTACGCCATAAGCAACGGTCTGGAAAGCGCTGCCACGGGGAACGCCGTGGTTGCCGTGGCCCACGCTGTGCGGACCCCCCGGGGTGATGTTGCCGGTGTATTGGGAGCCTCGGTGACCCTCGATTCCTTGAGTCAGCTCACCCGAGGCATGAACTTTGGTGAGGGCGGATACGGGGCGGTAATCGGCGGCGACGGTGTGGTAATGGGCCAT from Alkalispirochaeta americana harbors:
- a CDS encoding cache domain-containing protein produces the protein MKKKQKPQDGSGGPRLPRMSWAGFSRSLRLRMVVLFGGTAVLLFVAVGALLVWRVSTVQRGTVMEMAGQIVDARSAEVRRWLEGHVQEVRGMSSLNVIRGADVEEIAEYLEGRQGTFHPEHENVFFVDTRGQAVTSDGARADLSNRSYIQEVLGGADYAISNGLESAATGNAVVAVAHAVRTPRGDVAGVLGASVTLDSLSQLTRGMNFGEGGYGAVIGGDGVVMGHPNRAVVMNLNITNAPDWPGMEAIGRGVTRGERGAEYFTNLRGLRHLGIFSPIIGSPRWGVVYILPIADLNAPVQELTGIITTIFLL